TTTCTCTGGCATTACATTTAACGCCCGTTGTCGTTGCATGATCTGGCACAATCACGACCGGGTCCCCTGTCTCCGTCGACCCTTCGTCCTTTTCCCAAGGGAAGAAACCGAACAAGGATGTCAGACGGGATGGCGCAGGAGACGACTTCTGACTCCCAAACAAGAGCTTCTTCCGTCTGCGGGACAGAACATAATGCGATGTACCGGATGAACCGCGACCATTAAAATAAGTCAGAATTTACGAAATTTCCACAATACGAAAGGATTAACCGATCGGTCCGTGAATCTAAAGGTTAAAGAAGCACGAAGACAACCGCCCGCCCGAATCCGAGCCGGGTGGGACCGACCCAATCGCAATCGTCGACCGGATGAAAATGTCGACCCCAGGGCAAAGGCTCCGCTTGTCCTCTGCCCCCGGCCTGACCCCCGCTTTTGGCCGCGATCTCAGAAGTCCactcttcttttgtttccacCCTCCGTCGCCATTCCCCAGGTCAAGtgggcctcctcctcctcctcctcctcaaagGCTCTGTTCGTACGGCTTCTCTTCTGTTCTTTCATGGCAGCTCTGGTGGTGGTGCAGAGGTCAAGATCATAGCGGCTTTAGCTTCTATGATGGGGAAACTGGGAGCTCCTCCGGTACATCAAGATCTACTCCACGAAGTTTGATGCGTCAAATGACCGGGCCAAGTTGTTTGATTGAGTCCCGGCCGGCGGTCAAGCCTTCGCCTGGCTTCATTGCCTCGAGCTCCCTTCATGGAGCGAGTCTATGATCAATGCCCGATTTCGATATGCCACATTGTTTGGTACGCGGATTTTGTAAATTGATGTTCATACAGGTCGTGCTCATATGAAGATATTATGAAAGTTGGGTGGATGATTTGCATGCGAAAATGAAGTTTGAAACCTAGCCGAACTCTACTGATTCTCTGTTCGAGAGCTGGCCGGAGAGGAGGTGACGTTTTGACTCCATCGAGCAACCGGGGATCTTTTATACAACTTCTACACgagtttttcatttgttcagATTTCAACTTAAAATTagtaaaatagagaaaagaagTATATGAACTGACATTTACTTTTTACTTGTTACTTAAACCAAAAAATTCTTACTGCTCGCCCACTTCGATTTTTTTTCAAGTCAAGACATTTGAAACTCTCGCAACTTACATTAGTGACATGACTCCGACAACGAGTTGccaacaaactttttttttttttttttttccggaaaaCGCACGTACGTTATTTCGAGCTGACGTGGCATCGGACCAAATTGACCGAATCTACCGGCCGAAAGCTACACGGTGGCTCTCGCGGGTAAGGATTCTCAAGATAAAGTACATGGGCCAAGATATTCAGGCCCAATATGCTCGTTGAATCATGTTTCTGCTGATAATGGGCTACAAAATGGGCCgagttgcatttttttttctatcgcTGGCCCATTTCATCTGTTCGACCCGAATCGTCAGCTCAAATTACAAATGACCTTTTTAGCGCGAACGCGAATTGTCGCGACCCCTCCGATCACCACCGATCTCCCTGAAATCGAAGTCCGTCGCCACTCGCTCGCCGGCCAAAATGGaagagccgccgccgccgccgtcgccgtcgcccggTGCGGATGCCGCGGAGGAGACGGAGAAGAGCCCGCCGCCGTGCCCGAACACGGTCACGGTGCGCCGCAACCCTCACCGCCGAGCCAGGCCGACGCCGTCGACGACCGCCGCTCGTAAATCGCCTGGCTCGCGACCCCCGAAACCGAAACTACCGGACATCTCTTCGTTTCGACTGGAGGAGATCCTCTCTAGCGACGCTTCGGAGTCCGAGTCGGAGAATCTCAAGGTGTACCTTCGAATCAGACCTCTCGGCGTCGGTAGTGCTCAGGGATCCAGAAGGAACCGCGACACGGTCGAGTCAATTGCTAGGGCTCGGAACGTGTGGCCGGTGAATCCGGCGAGGAAGAAGGACGCGAGAGAGAAGAGCGTGAGGAAGAAGCAGCAGCTGAGCAGTGAGGTCTGTGTCACTTTGAATGATGGCACGTCGGTGACCTTGACGCCTCCGGTAGCTCTGCAGGAGTCTAAGAGGATCAAATCCGAGGTCTACGGAGGTTTCTCTCGGGTCTTCTCGTCCGATTCCACGCAGGTTCTGCTCTCATTTCATTGTTTGCTAGAATCATGAAGTAAATATGAATTTGTCTTTCACTCCAGTGAGCTAGGTAGTTGAATTCATGACACTGAACCTGTTCTCGGCAATGGCTCATGGACTAGGTAGTCGAAGCAAACGTGATAGAGCAGATCATTACATTGCTCTCTGCATTGCAATAATTTTGGATGATATTTGGGATGTGGGAAATTTTAACTAGtgatttgggttttttttttttttttgctgttttatTAGTCTCTTTTGTGGATTATCTCTTGACTTGCTGTAGGATGAAGTGTATGAAAGCATGGTGAAGCCTCTTGTGGATGATTTTTTAAGGGGTAAAAGTGGGATGTTGGCTGCCATGGGGCCTAGTGGCTCTGGCAAGACTCATACAGTTTTTGGGACTCCCAGAGACCCGGGCATGGTGCCTCTTTTGCTGAGACAGATTTTTGAGAATTCTAAGGGAGGAATCATTAAGTCCCCGAGGtaaaatctgaaaatcttcTCATGGGTTGTGATACAGCAGTTTtgaaaatactcttttgaaaagtttggtGTTGATCATCTAGAGGATGATTGTTGATTCCAGCTAACACCGGATCTTTCCAGGTCATTCTTACTTTCAATGTTTGAGATATGCTCAGAACGAGGCAAAGGGGAAAAGGCCTTTGATTTGTCTAATGGCTCTGAGCTTTCAATGCAACAGTGGACTTTGAAAGGTCTTCAGGAGGTGATTGTTGATAGTTATTTATGCTTTTAGTAAATTGGCATTTTTTCTTTCGTGCTTAATTTGTATGTGTTGTTGATAAGATAGGATGATTTAGATTTATCAATTGATGCAGGTCATGGTTACCGACTTAGAACAGGCAGAGTCCTTAATAGCCCGTGGAATGTTGAAGCGTGCCACGGCCATGACGAACACAAACAGTCAATCAAGGTGAATGCAAAAACCTCTCACTTTCAAAGTTGATCTATTTGGGGTCTTCTGTGAAGATACTAACTTTTTTAGTTTTGCATATAAGGTACAAAGTGTTATGCAACATTACAACCGGTGAACCTTTATTATTGCAGTTTATTTACTATGCTTGTGAAGAATTATGATGTTACTCATACACTTGCTATTAAAAGGGTAAAAATGCTTTTACTGCACCTTGTACAtattcaaagaaattaaaaccTCATTTGGTTAGTTGACTGGCAATTTCTATGCCGCCAGTCCAAGATTTGTCAACTATTGTAACAATATTAGTTTAATTGAACTAGGTCTAGCCGTTTTGGGCATTGACTTTTGTTACCTCTCTTGTGATGAAACAGTTGCTAATGTGAACTTGAACATATACTTCACCTGTTAACTGTGGCGCTTTTGTTACTTCATTCTGAGTCTTTGTTAGCAAAAATTGTTACACACAGAAGTTCTTTCATGTTTGTAGCCGATCTCAATGCCTGATTAACATCCGTAATGTGTCTACAAAACAAGATGGAGAAGATCAATCTAATGCCGCCATTATAACAATTGCTGACCTGGCTGGAGctgaaagagagaggagaactgGAAATCAGgttttatgttttccttttgtgtgTAAGACACATGAGAAATACTCTAGCTAGTCTCTGCTTATCTTTAGAATGTGAATAATGGATGAAGTATTAGCTTCATGTGATGGttgcatatttttttcttttttaattatttttattattttgcagGGGACAAGATTACTTGAAAGTAATTTCATCAATAACACATCCATGGTTTTTGGTCTATGCTTGAGAGTATGCTATTTGACTCCATTTCATCAGTATATTCCCACAAATACCTAGAGCTGTCATTACAAGATaatcaaattaatgattttaaTAGTGCTTACATTTACTTATACAGTAATGACATTGacctttttttgtttggttatgAAGTCATTGTTGGAGcaccaaaaaaatccaaagaaagTGTTGCAGAAGCATTACCAGAATTCTTTGGTAATAATCTTTTCATATtgttatcaataacaatttatatacAGACTTGCGTGTCAATAGTTCATGATGAATGCCTTTTCTCATGGTCCTATACATTTTATCTAACAGGCAATTTAGAATCATGTGTAGTCTTTATGTTTTTGGTGCAAAATTTGGATTACTACTAATGTAAGTTAGTATTACAGTTGACCAGATACTTGCGAGATTACCTGGAAGGCAAGAAGCGAATGACATTGGTAGGAAGTGTTCACTATCAATCTTATGAGGTTTCAATTGTTTTTAGATTTCATAGGGTCAAACTTGTTTCTTTGTTCAAGAAGAAACCTTCATGGTTGTTGAAGAATCGACGAGATGTTAGCAATCTGCATTGTTATCTTATCATCTCCATATTGTTAATATGAAGATTTTTGCTTGTTGTGACTGCAGGTATTGACAGTTAAACCAGGAGAAGATGACTACCTTGATGCGTCATATCTTCTGCGGCAGGCTT
The window above is part of the Eucalyptus grandis isolate ANBG69807.140 chromosome 6, ASM1654582v1, whole genome shotgun sequence genome. Proteins encoded here:
- the LOC104416374 gene encoding kinesin-like protein KIN-6 isoform X1; translation: MEEPPPPPSPSPGADAAEETEKSPPPCPNTVTVRRNPHRRARPTPSTTAARKSPGSRPPKPKLPDISSFRLEEILSSDASESESENLKVYLRIRPLGVGSAQGSRRNRDTVESIARARNVWPVNPARKKDAREKSVRKKQQLSSEVCVTLNDGTSVTLTPPVALQESKRIKSEVYGGFSRVFSSDSTQDEVYESMVKPLVDDFLRGKSGMLAAMGPSGSGKTHTVFGTPRDPGMVPLLLRQIFENSKGGIIKSPRSFLLSMFEICSERGKGEKAFDLSNGSELSMQQWTLKGLQEVMVTDLEQAESLIARGMLKRATAMTNTNSQSSRSQCLINIRNVSTKQDGEDQSNAAIITIADLAGAERERRTGNQGTRLLESNFINNTSMVFGLCLRSLLEHQKNPKKVLQKHYQNSLLTRYLRDYLEGKKRMTLVLTVKPGEDDYLDASYLLRQASPYTKIKFNKMEESSNPIGTKRHYLTGPRVEDPKRMKYGAIDVSVVEDRKSSGKVSLSIAEDASVKPDVDISTSQNLDTIQTSGSDRYNRIMQGFAKAMWKVLKQYNDKLKVADGEICNLQENLVKEKTRCCELEKELITLRANCTCTKENVREATSVILNVGLASAVSGSHSLSTEVDRHKPVDSDEVCESVVLNVSSDSALKCSNSLSAEVDRHKPGNFNKVKGENFGTVSDAVENVASLQESDVKVAVPASDAVGASQPSVPKSSQLLSLEESFGENENAGKYFMDLQCLKLVDDLSDANSKGADLYSQPLVMVRKNSCSSVELDQLLSEDDEKSCDQLASVDKDLESTQACSFGSSVEAEPGLKSSYKCPSLEKPKRRLLPASSILLREMSTLDVEDEMEKPRGNRGQKKLPAEEIKRTHGSTTLLRLLKK
- the LOC104416374 gene encoding kinesin-like protein KIN-6 isoform X2; its protein translation is MEEPPPPPSPSPGADAAEETEKSPPPCPNTVTVRRNPHRRARPTPSTTAARKSPGSRPPKPKLPDISSFRLEEILSSDASESESENLKVYLRIRPLGVGSAQGSRRNRDTVESIARARNVWPVNPARKKDAREKSVRKKQQLSSEVCVTLNDGTSVTLTPPVALQESKRIKSEVYGGFSRVFSSDSTQDEVYESMVKPLVDDFLRGKSGMLAAMGPSGSGKTHTVFGTPRDPGMVPLLLRQIFENSKGGIIKSPRSFLLSMFEICSERGKGEKAFDLSNGSELSMQQWTLKGLQEVMVTDLEQAESLIARGMLKRATAMTNTNSQSSRSQCLINIRNVSTKQDGEDQSNAAIITIADLAGAERERRTGNQGTRLLESNFINNTSMVFGLCLRSLLEHQKNPKKVLQKHYQNSLLTRYLRDYLEGKKRMTLVLTVKPGEDDYLDASYLLRQASPYTKIKFNKMEESSNPIGTKRHYLTGPRVEDPKRMKYGAIDVSVVEDRKSSGKVSLSIAEDASVKPDVDISTSQNLDTIQTSGSDRYNRIMQGFAKAMWKVLKQYNDKLKVADGEICNLQENLVKEKTRCCELEKELITLRANCTCTKENVREATSVILNVGLASAVSGSHSLSTEVDRHKPVDSDEVKGENFGTVSDAVENVASLQESDVKVAVPASDAVGASQPSVPKSSQLLSLEESFGENENAGKYFMDLQCLKLVDDLSDANSKGADLYSQPLVMVRKNSCSSVELDQLLSEDDEKSCDQLASVDKDLESTQACSFGSSVEAEPGLKSSYKCPSLEKPKRRLLPASSILLREMSTLDVEDEMEKPRGNRGQKKLPAEEIKRTHGSTTLLRLLKK